In Paractinoplanes brasiliensis, the following proteins share a genomic window:
- a CDS encoding ABC transporter ATP-binding protein has protein sequence MSEVVLRGFGWRHAGRRAWAVREVDLRIAHGERVLLLGPSGAGKSTLLAALSGLLPEDSGESEGTIEIDGLDPRKAREKVGIVFQDPQTQLVMARSGDDVAFGLENRGVQAAQIWPWVSDALDRVGFPYPITRSTAALSGGEAQRLALAGVLASRPGLLLLDEPTANLDPAGAALIRESLAALRDTTTVLVEHRVAEALPLVDRVVVLEPGGGVRADGAPEMVFAAYGDRLADEGVWVPGFTIPPLKSGTAATPDLVRAEGVALSQRLAPVTLGVGAGEVLAVTGPNGAGKSTLALLLGGLIAPTGGRISGFGDQRPPHRWRAATLTGRIGSVFQNPEHQFVTSRVADELAVGPRRLGRSPSAVAATVADLLERLRLTKLAEANPYTLSGGEARRLSVATALATAPRLLVLDEPTFGQDRKTWIELVTLLATLRDDGHGILAVTHDDDFVRTVADRTFPLGTARPRDPLPHRRPRA, from the coding sequence ATGAGCGAGGTTGTTCTCCGCGGTTTCGGCTGGCGGCATGCGGGCCGGCGGGCCTGGGCCGTCCGCGAGGTCGACCTGCGGATCGCTCACGGCGAGCGGGTGCTCCTGCTCGGGCCTTCCGGGGCCGGCAAGAGCACCCTGCTCGCGGCGTTGTCCGGCCTGCTTCCCGAGGATTCGGGCGAGTCCGAGGGCACGATCGAGATCGACGGCCTCGACCCGCGCAAGGCCCGCGAAAAGGTCGGCATCGTCTTTCAGGACCCGCAGACCCAGCTCGTGATGGCCCGCAGCGGCGACGACGTGGCGTTCGGCCTGGAAAATCGCGGGGTGCAGGCGGCGCAGATCTGGCCATGGGTCAGCGACGCGCTCGACCGGGTCGGCTTCCCCTACCCGATCACCCGCTCCACGGCGGCGCTCTCCGGCGGCGAGGCCCAGCGGCTGGCCCTGGCCGGGGTGCTGGCGTCGCGGCCGGGCCTGCTGCTGCTCGACGAGCCGACCGCCAACCTCGACCCGGCCGGGGCGGCGCTGATCCGGGAGTCGCTCGCGGCGCTTCGCGACACCACCACGGTGCTGGTCGAACATCGGGTGGCCGAGGCGTTGCCGCTGGTCGACCGGGTGGTGGTGCTGGAGCCGGGCGGCGGGGTGCGGGCCGACGGCGCGCCCGAGATGGTGTTCGCGGCCTACGGCGACCGGCTCGCCGACGAGGGCGTGTGGGTGCCGGGTTTCACGATTCCGCCGCTCAAGTCGGGCACGGCGGCCACCCCTGATCTCGTACGGGCCGAAGGGGTTGCTCTGTCGCAACGGCTCGCGCCGGTGACGCTCGGGGTGGGCGCCGGCGAGGTGCTGGCGGTGACCGGGCCGAACGGGGCGGGCAAGTCGACGCTGGCGTTGCTGCTCGGCGGGCTGATCGCGCCGACCGGCGGGCGGATCAGCGGCTTCGGCGACCAGCGCCCGCCGCACCGGTGGCGCGCGGCGACGCTGACCGGGCGCATCGGTTCGGTCTTCCAGAACCCGGAACACCAGTTCGTCACGTCCCGGGTCGCCGACGAGCTGGCGGTCGGCCCGCGACGGCTGGGCCGCTCCCCCTCGGCGGTCGCCGCGACCGTCGCCGACCTGCTCGAACGCTTGAGGCTGACCAAGCTCGCGGAGGCGAACCCGTACACGTTGTCGGGCGGGGAGGCACGCCGCCTGAGCGTGGCCACGGCGCTGGCCACCGCGCCGCGCTTGCTGGTGCTCGACGAGCCGACCTTCGGCCAGGACCGCAAGACGTGGATCGAGCTGGTCACCCTGCTGGCCACCCTGCGCGACGACGGCCACGGCATCCTGGCCGTCACCCACGACGACGACTTCGTGCGGACGGTGGCCGACCGCACGTTCCCCCTCGGCACAGCCCGCCCGCGGGACCCCCTCCCCCACCGGCGGCCACGCGCATGA
- a CDS encoding histidinol-phosphatase, which produces MPEYACIHLWEITDMGHGHDHHHDHAHEGAGGDLSPALDLSIPDSELSPSDVSRRGFLRGAGLLGAGAAASVLATPSAAQAAGLPHSHGPAGGGTEKGGFAWLAGDHHIHTQYSSDAQYRVIDQARHGRAFGLDWVVITDHGSVAHAKIGVEKVNPDIRATREELKDLLTFQGLEWNIPAAEHATVFVAPSKHEVEVLKQFETNYDGNLLPATNTPAQNEAAAIAGIKFLGSQVRARKVEAALFLANHPARRGIDSPHEIRNWRDADPSVAIGFEGAPGHQAAGIPAPNGRGGARGYYDNNPSAASFPGYPPESYRTWGGFDWMTSTVGGLWDSLLAEGKAWWITVNSDSHVNYLDQSDRGPGSDFEANGKYNDPVYTGKTLTTAGDFWPGFYGRTTVGATSWGYKQVMDGLRAGRVWVDHGRLIKGLDARVRVAGDRRSSSGTPLGGVLHVKRGTSTEITLDIDLQDVPNWAQFIPVLKRVDVIVGTVTGPVADKDAFTAPNTKVVKSFEVGKKSGRVSFTYSFGRLDKPFYVRVRGTDANRTQAGLMGAAVDPVGPKLDVLGDADPWGDLWFYTNPIWVLPK; this is translated from the coding sequence GTGCCCGAGTACGCATGCATCCATCTGTGGGAGATCACCGATATGGGTCACGGTCACGACCACCATCACGACCACGCGCACGAGGGTGCCGGAGGCGACCTTTCCCCGGCTCTCGACCTGAGCATCCCGGACAGCGAGCTGTCGCCGTCCGACGTCTCGCGTCGTGGGTTCCTCCGGGGAGCCGGCCTGCTGGGCGCGGGCGCCGCGGCCTCCGTGCTGGCCACCCCGTCCGCCGCGCAGGCCGCCGGCCTGCCGCACAGCCACGGCCCGGCCGGGGGCGGCACCGAGAAGGGCGGGTTCGCCTGGCTCGCCGGCGACCACCACATCCACACCCAGTACAGTTCGGACGCCCAGTACCGGGTGATCGACCAGGCCCGGCACGGCCGCGCGTTCGGCCTCGACTGGGTCGTCATCACCGACCACGGCAGCGTCGCCCATGCCAAGATCGGTGTCGAGAAGGTGAACCCGGACATCCGGGCCACCCGCGAAGAACTCAAGGACCTGCTCACGTTCCAGGGCCTGGAGTGGAACATCCCGGCCGCCGAGCACGCGACCGTCTTCGTGGCCCCCAGCAAGCACGAGGTCGAGGTCCTCAAGCAGTTCGAGACCAACTACGACGGCAACCTGCTGCCCGCCACCAACACCCCCGCGCAGAACGAGGCCGCCGCGATCGCCGGCATCAAGTTCCTCGGCTCGCAGGTGCGGGCGCGCAAGGTCGAGGCCGCCCTGTTCCTGGCCAACCACCCGGCCCGGCGCGGCATCGACTCGCCGCACGAGATCCGCAACTGGCGTGACGCCGACCCGTCGGTCGCCATCGGCTTCGAGGGCGCGCCCGGCCACCAGGCCGCGGGCATCCCCGCCCCGAACGGCCGCGGCGGCGCCCGGGGCTACTACGACAACAACCCGTCGGCCGCGTCGTTCCCCGGCTACCCGCCGGAGAGCTACCGCACCTGGGGCGGCTTCGACTGGATGACCTCCACCGTCGGCGGCCTGTGGGACAGCCTGCTCGCCGAGGGCAAGGCCTGGTGGATCACGGTCAACTCGGACTCGCACGTCAACTATCTGGACCAGTCGGACCGGGGCCCGGGCAGCGACTTCGAGGCCAACGGCAAATACAACGACCCGGTCTACACCGGCAAGACGCTGACCACGGCGGGTGACTTCTGGCCCGGCTTCTACGGCCGCACCACCGTCGGCGCCACGTCGTGGGGCTACAAGCAGGTCATGGACGGCCTGCGCGCCGGCCGCGTCTGGGTCGACCACGGCCGGCTGATCAAGGGCCTGGACGCCCGGGTCCGCGTGGCCGGCGACCGCCGCTCGTCGTCCGGCACCCCGCTCGGCGGCGTGCTGCACGTCAAGCGGGGCACCTCGACCGAGATCACGCTCGACATCGACCTGCAGGACGTGCCGAACTGGGCGCAGTTCATCCCGGTGCTCAAGCGGGTCGACGTCATCGTCGGCACGGTCACCGGCCCGGTCGCCGACAAGGACGCCTTCACCGCCCCGAACACCAAGGTGGTCAAGTCGTTCGAGGTCGGCAAGAAGTCGGGCAGGGTGTCGTTCACCTACTCGTTCGGCCGCCTCGACAAGCCGTTCTACGTGCGGGTCCGGGGCACCGACGCGAACCGTACGCAGGCCGGCCTGATGGGCGCCGCCGTCGACCCGGTGGGCCCGAAGCTGGACGTGCTCGGCGACGCCGACCCGTGGGGCGACCTGTGGTTCTACACGAACCCGATCTGGGTTCTGCCCAAGTGA
- a CDS encoding NACHT domain-containing protein — MGRAAVRVLQVLLATLGGLVILPFAVNLETGGTAPQWLQPFRPVMWPTALGCLLLLIGLEIWDRVGAGDPARPARRTDDERNVRRALEQVSRYVAARRLGLLDERIRLTLDERPDAVRQPLHLVQRVSGNAFELSEDVALADVFDEMDESMLILGAPGAGKTTQLLDLAGELVARAQPAGNVPVVLDLGGWARPRRSWFRPRGVERAPRPLAEWIVTELQSRYRIPAPIGRAWLHDGRLVLLLDGLDEVEESFRERCLDEINALQERIRTARLVVCSREADYDRLTGSLRAQGAVVIRPLTKEQILDYLGDVAPVLTDDAELWEVLTTPLMLNVVVLARGNEDWDEVARASGPAELRRLLFDAYVVEVLARNRGGSGPAPAETLRAIQILACASAASGSGTGLTALDGDALTSRVSRAAAEVTTFWLMPICQVLGAVSVTAVAAAWAGRVFGAGVAALCVSFVASAWSQAPVRPSIARRTTLLAFVAIVAVVNVAVLALLFWSARNIPLPSRTAAGVTVAVATLPTVWLLLRAVTRKVVTWRFFWQAQAVAAGTVVFVVVVGVRREAVVGFVLGVFVLLVVMTFDPREGQRKALAVEGRPSLPRKALAVLALFGTAVLVGRGAEAVPLDAISGVVLAFLLGMFPIAFVGITAEQVLNRVALSVAGEPDPWRRSFLRSTADRGLLVRIAREYRFAHLLIRDHLAGCDPAALGAAVQRRRAELVAA; from the coding sequence ATGGGCCGAGCGGCGGTGCGCGTTCTGCAGGTCCTGCTGGCCACGCTCGGCGGGCTCGTGATTCTGCCCTTCGCGGTCAACCTTGAGACCGGCGGCACCGCGCCACAGTGGCTCCAGCCCTTCCGCCCGGTCATGTGGCCGACCGCGCTGGGTTGCCTGCTGCTGCTGATCGGCCTGGAGATCTGGGACAGGGTCGGAGCGGGCGACCCGGCACGGCCGGCACGCCGGACCGACGACGAGCGCAACGTCCGCCGCGCCCTGGAACAGGTGTCGCGATACGTCGCGGCCCGGCGTCTCGGCCTGCTCGACGAGCGGATCCGGCTGACGCTGGACGAGCGTCCGGACGCGGTCCGGCAACCGCTGCACCTGGTGCAGCGGGTCAGCGGAAACGCGTTCGAGCTCTCCGAGGACGTCGCTCTGGCCGACGTCTTCGACGAGATGGACGAGTCGATGCTGATCCTGGGCGCGCCCGGCGCCGGCAAGACGACGCAACTTCTCGACCTCGCGGGCGAGCTTGTGGCCCGGGCGCAACCCGCGGGGAACGTCCCGGTCGTGCTCGACCTGGGTGGCTGGGCGCGCCCGCGCCGGTCGTGGTTCCGGCCGCGCGGTGTCGAACGCGCGCCTCGGCCCCTGGCCGAGTGGATCGTCACCGAGTTGCAGTCACGTTATCGGATTCCCGCGCCGATCGGCCGCGCCTGGCTGCACGACGGCCGGCTGGTGCTGCTCCTGGACGGTCTCGACGAGGTCGAGGAGTCGTTCCGGGAGCGCTGCCTGGATGAGATCAACGCGTTGCAGGAGAGGATCCGGACGGCGCGGCTCGTGGTCTGCAGCCGCGAGGCCGACTACGACCGCCTGACCGGGTCGCTGCGAGCGCAGGGGGCGGTCGTCATCCGGCCGCTGACCAAGGAGCAGATCCTGGACTACCTCGGTGACGTCGCGCCGGTGCTGACCGACGACGCCGAACTGTGGGAGGTGCTCACCACCCCGCTGATGCTGAACGTCGTGGTGCTGGCGCGCGGAAACGAGGACTGGGACGAGGTTGCCCGCGCCTCCGGGCCGGCCGAGCTGCGGCGGCTGCTTTTCGACGCGTACGTGGTGGAAGTGCTCGCGCGGAATCGGGGTGGCAGCGGGCCCGCCCCCGCGGAGACGCTCCGAGCGATCCAGATTCTCGCGTGCGCGTCGGCAGCGTCGGGCAGCGGCACAGGCCTCACCGCGCTTGACGGCGACGCTCTCACCTCGCGGGTCAGCCGGGCGGCGGCCGAGGTCACGACGTTCTGGCTCATGCCGATCTGTCAGGTGCTGGGCGCTGTGTCGGTGACCGCGGTGGCCGCGGCCTGGGCCGGCCGCGTGTTCGGGGCCGGGGTGGCGGCCCTGTGCGTGAGCTTTGTCGCCTCGGCCTGGTCGCAGGCGCCGGTACGTCCGTCGATCGCGCGCCGGACGACGCTGCTCGCCTTCGTGGCGATCGTGGCGGTGGTGAACGTTGCTGTCCTCGCGTTGCTGTTCTGGTCGGCCCGCAACATCCCCCTGCCGTCCCGAACCGCCGCGGGGGTGACGGTCGCCGTCGCCACGCTTCCGACCGTGTGGCTTCTGCTCCGAGCCGTCACCCGCAAGGTCGTCACCTGGCGCTTCTTCTGGCAGGCCCAGGCCGTGGCGGCCGGCACGGTGGTGTTCGTGGTGGTGGTCGGCGTCCGCCGGGAAGCCGTCGTGGGCTTTGTTCTTGGTGTCTTCGTCTTGCTGGTGGTGATGACGTTCGATCCCCGCGAGGGGCAGCGGAAGGCCTTGGCCGTCGAGGGCCGGCCCAGTCTTCCCCGGAAGGCGCTGGCCGTGCTGGCCCTGTTCGGGACAGCGGTGCTGGTGGGGCGGGGCGCCGAGGCGGTGCCGCTCGACGCGATCAGCGGTGTCGTACTGGCCTTCCTGCTGGGCATGTTCCCGATCGCGTTCGTCGGCATCACGGCCGAGCAGGTGCTGAACAGGGTCGCGTTGTCAGTGGCGGGCGAGCCCGATCCGTGGCGGCGGTCGTTCCTGCGCTCCACCGCGGATCGCGGACTGCTGGTGCGCATCGCACGCGAGTACCGCTTCGCCCACCTGCTGATCAGGGATCACCTGGCCGGCTGCGACCCGGCCGCGCTCGGCGCCGCGGTGCAACGACGCCGAGCGGAGCTGGTGGCGGCCTGA
- a CDS encoding isoprenyl transferase, giving the protein MTPRPPTPHLSGVTPPELPKAALPQHVALVMDGNGRWAKERGLSRTKGHEQGEFSLFDTIEGAIELGVPYLSAYAFSTENWKRSPEEVRFLMGFNRDVIRRRRDQLVELGVRVVWSGRRGRLWKSVISELETAQEMSKHNKTLTLQFCVNYGGQAEIADATAAIARDVAAGKLKADRINEKTIAKYLYHPEVPEVDLFLRPSGEQRTSNFLLWQSAYAEMVFLDTLWPDFDRRHLWYACELYASRDRRFGGAIPNPVSPT; this is encoded by the coding sequence ATGACGCCGCGTCCACCCACCCCGCACCTGTCCGGCGTGACACCGCCCGAGCTGCCCAAGGCGGCGCTGCCCCAGCACGTGGCGCTGGTCATGGACGGCAACGGCCGCTGGGCCAAGGAACGGGGGCTGTCCCGCACCAAGGGGCACGAGCAGGGCGAGTTCTCGCTGTTCGACACCATCGAGGGCGCGATCGAGCTGGGCGTCCCCTACCTCTCGGCGTACGCGTTCTCCACCGAGAACTGGAAGCGTTCGCCCGAGGAGGTGCGCTTCCTCATGGGCTTCAACCGCGACGTCATCCGCCGCCGCCGTGACCAGCTGGTCGAGCTGGGCGTACGGGTGGTGTGGTCGGGCCGCCGCGGCCGGTTGTGGAAAAGCGTGATCTCCGAGCTCGAGACGGCGCAGGAGATGTCGAAGCACAACAAGACGCTGACCCTGCAGTTCTGCGTCAACTACGGCGGCCAGGCCGAGATCGCCGACGCCACGGCCGCGATCGCCCGTGATGTCGCCGCGGGCAAGCTCAAGGCCGACCGGATCAACGAGAAGACGATCGCGAAATACCTGTATCACCCCGAGGTGCCCGAGGTCGATCTGTTCCTGCGCCCGTCGGGCGAGCAGCGCACGTCGAACTTCCTGCTCTGGCAGTCGGCGTACGCGGAAATGGTCTTCCTCGACACCCTGTGGCCCGACTTCGACCGGCGTCACCTGTGGTACGCGTGCGAGCTGTACGCCAGCCGCGACCGCCGCTTCGGCGGAGCGATCCCGAATCCGGTCAGCCCGACCTGA
- a CDS encoding alpha/beta fold hydrolase, which yields MEIKARGLTFDVYEGGPSDGDPVLLLHGFPQDHREFDLLAPRLHERGLRTYAIDQRGTSPGARPADVGAYRMSEPTADAVAVLDALGIESAHVIGHDWGAVVGWWLASGYPERVRTLTAVSVPHPKALGLALRVRASQRARMVYFKIFQSPVAERFLLARDGAVLRAMLKPIGRTGDKYVESMRTDPDRLTGGLNWYRAATGGSPDGPGIVRVPTTYVWSDKDGVVTLTAALRTRDWVEADYQLVAMRGISHWVPEQASAALADAALARIGGV from the coding sequence ATGGAGATCAAAGCGCGAGGCCTGACCTTCGACGTGTACGAGGGCGGCCCGTCCGACGGCGACCCGGTGCTGCTGCTGCACGGGTTCCCGCAGGACCACCGTGAGTTCGACCTGCTCGCGCCGCGGTTGCATGAGAGAGGGCTGCGCACGTACGCCATCGACCAGCGCGGCACCTCGCCCGGCGCTCGCCCGGCCGACGTCGGGGCCTACCGCATGTCCGAGCCGACGGCCGACGCGGTGGCCGTCCTGGACGCCCTGGGCATCGAGTCCGCGCACGTCATCGGGCATGACTGGGGCGCTGTCGTGGGCTGGTGGCTGGCCTCGGGTTACCCGGAGCGGGTCCGTACGCTGACCGCCGTCTCGGTGCCGCACCCCAAGGCGCTGGGCCTGGCGTTACGGGTCCGGGCGTCGCAGCGGGCGCGGATGGTCTACTTCAAGATCTTCCAGTCGCCGGTGGCCGAGCGGTTCCTGCTGGCCCGGGACGGCGCGGTGCTGCGCGCGATGCTCAAGCCGATCGGCCGTACGGGCGACAAGTACGTCGAGTCGATGCGGACCGACCCGGACCGGCTCACCGGCGGCCTGAACTGGTATCGCGCGGCAACCGGCGGCTCGCCCGACGGCCCGGGAATCGTCCGCGTGCCCACCACGTACGTGTGGAGCGACAAGGACGGCGTGGTCACGCTGACCGCTGCCCTGCGCACCCGCGACTGGGTCGAGGCCGACTATCAGCTCGTCGCGATGCGGGGCATCAGCCACTGGGTGCCGGAGCAGGCCTCTGCCGCGCTCGCCGACGCCGCCCTCGCGCGTATCGGCGGAGTTTGA
- a CDS encoding methylenetetrahydrofolate reductase produces the protein MSRNSLQSKLAEARGGVMLFSITPPRRATAPERVKEIAGITVRRLAELDLDGLILYDIDDESDRNPDERPFPYLPTLDPASFHADHLGDWDKPTVIYRCVGKYEEQDLRGWLSSASPELLTVFVGSSSHTKPVRTSLRRAQRLHHEVSPALPLGAVVIGERHARHGDEHLRMLTKQERGCTFFISQVVYDLNETKNLVSDYFFACRDAGITPRPIIFTLSLCGSAKTLEFLEWLGVEVPPWLATELRESPDPLADSRRECLAIARDLKAYCERLGMPYGFNVESVSIRKAEIEASTELAREVAALLRA, from the coding sequence GTGTCACGTAACTCGCTGCAGTCGAAACTCGCCGAAGCGCGGGGCGGGGTGATGCTCTTCAGCATCACCCCGCCCCGGCGCGCCACCGCCCCCGAGCGGGTCAAGGAGATAGCCGGGATCACCGTGCGCCGGCTGGCTGAGCTGGATCTCGACGGTCTGATCCTCTACGACATCGACGACGAGTCGGACCGCAATCCCGACGAACGCCCGTTCCCGTACCTGCCGACGCTCGACCCGGCGTCGTTCCACGCCGACCACCTCGGCGACTGGGACAAGCCGACGGTCATCTACCGCTGCGTCGGCAAGTACGAGGAGCAGGATCTGCGCGGCTGGCTGTCGTCCGCCTCCCCCGAACTGCTCACCGTCTTCGTGGGTTCGTCGTCGCACACCAAACCCGTACGGACGTCGCTACGCCGGGCCCAGCGTCTGCACCACGAGGTGAGCCCGGCCCTGCCGCTCGGCGCGGTGGTGATCGGCGAAAGGCACGCCCGGCACGGCGACGAGCACCTGCGCATGCTGACCAAGCAGGAACGCGGCTGCACCTTCTTCATCTCCCAGGTGGTCTACGACCTCAACGAGACGAAGAACTTGGTCTCCGACTACTTCTTCGCCTGCCGCGACGCCGGCATCACGCCCCGCCCGATCATCTTCACGCTCTCGTTGTGCGGCTCGGCCAAGACGCTGGAGTTCCTGGAATGGCTGGGTGTCGAGGTGCCGCCGTGGCTCGCCACCGAACTGCGCGAGTCCCCCGACCCACTGGCCGACTCCCGCCGCGAATGCCTGGCCATCGCGCGCGACCTGAAGGCCTACTGCGAACGCCTGGGCATGCCGTACGGCTTCAACGTCGAGAGCGTCTCCATCCGTAAGGCCGAGATCGAGGCCAGCACCGAACTGGCCCGCGAGGTCGCCGCCCTGCTCCGAGCCTGA
- a CDS encoding MTH1187 family thiamine-binding protein → MLVAFSVTPLGVGDSVGDLVAEAVRVVRASGLPHRTDAMFTTVEGEWDEVMAVVKQAVDAVAAKAPRVSVSLKADVRPGVTGALTAKVEHIERVLRE, encoded by the coding sequence GTGCTGGTTGCGTTCTCAGTGACACCCCTCGGGGTGGGTGACTCCGTCGGTGATCTGGTCGCCGAGGCGGTGCGTGTCGTGCGCGCCTCCGGGCTGCCCCACCGCACCGACGCCATGTTCACCACGGTCGAGGGCGAGTGGGACGAGGTGATGGCCGTCGTGAAGCAGGCCGTCGACGCGGTGGCCGCCAAGGCGCCTCGGGTCAGCGTCTCGCTCAAGGCCGATGTGCGTCCCGGGGTGACCGGGGCGCTCACCGCCAAGGTGGAGCACATCGAGCGGGTGTTGCGCGAGTGA
- a CDS encoding energy-coupling factor transporter transmembrane component T family protein encodes MNFALQPTGNMSAPLARRNPVAKLAAALLFSLPLLATLDPLTPAIALAVELAVAPLFGVRYSTLAKRAWPVLVASLGLLVTMVLFSANRTGALLLDLGPFDITTGVLTSALGLILRLFAVAVPGVLVFATTDPTDLADALVQNAKAPARFAIGALAAFRLLPLLGAEWQMLTLARRARGIDAGKNPISAVRLFVSTAFALLVGALRRGGRLAVAMDARGFDSGIQRTHARRQFFRAADAALVVGAVALSGAALGVTIALGLFRPII; translated from the coding sequence ATGAACTTCGCCCTGCAGCCGACAGGGAACATGTCGGCTCCGCTGGCCCGGCGCAACCCCGTCGCGAAGCTGGCCGCCGCCCTGCTCTTCTCGCTGCCCCTGCTGGCGACGCTCGACCCGCTCACCCCGGCGATCGCCCTGGCCGTCGAACTCGCCGTGGCCCCCCTGTTCGGCGTCCGCTACTCGACGCTGGCCAAGCGGGCCTGGCCGGTGCTGGTCGCCTCGCTCGGCCTGCTGGTCACCATGGTGCTGTTCTCGGCCAACCGCACCGGCGCCCTCCTGCTCGACCTGGGCCCGTTCGACATCACGACGGGCGTGCTGACCTCCGCGCTGGGCCTGATCCTGCGCCTGTTCGCCGTGGCCGTCCCCGGCGTGCTCGTCTTCGCCACCACCGACCCGACCGACCTGGCCGACGCGCTGGTGCAGAACGCGAAGGCCCCCGCCCGCTTCGCCATCGGCGCGCTGGCCGCTTTCCGGCTGCTCCCCCTGCTGGGCGCCGAGTGGCAGATGCTCACCCTGGCCCGGCGCGCCCGAGGCATCGACGCGGGCAAAAACCCTATTTCCGCCGTACGCCTTTTCGTCTCCACCGCTTTCGCCCTGCTGGTCGGCGCCCTCCGCCGCGGCGGCCGCCTGGCCGTGGCCATGGACGCGCGCGGCTTCGATTCCGGGATCCAGCGCACCCACGCCCGCCGGCAGTTCTTCCGGGCCGCCGACGCCGCCCTGGTCGTGGGGGCGGTGGCCCTCTCCGGTGCGGCGCTGGGAGTGACGATCGCCCTGGGCCTGTTCCGCCCGATCATCTGA
- a CDS encoding HAD family hydrolase, which translates to MRRLVMWDIDYTLLSGGGVAATAWKAAFVALTDVPWRATPSFGGRTDMDVCAEVFATHGVTDCTPERFFLRYVDEVRDRQHLFAEQGELMPGVPEVLSRLGDDPGVVQTLVTGNVPEVAAAKVAAFGLSDAFDAEVGGYGSDDSVRATLVRRSLERAEAKYGERFEPVVIGDTVNDVAAALANGAFAVAVATGRTRMADLVLAGAHAVLPDLSDVEAAVRILTTDGLTADELTSG; encoded by the coding sequence GTGAGACGCCTGGTGATGTGGGACATCGACTACACGCTGCTGAGCGGCGGCGGGGTCGCGGCGACGGCGTGGAAAGCGGCTTTTGTGGCGCTCACCGACGTGCCGTGGCGCGCCACGCCCAGCTTCGGCGGGCGTACGGACATGGACGTCTGCGCCGAGGTCTTCGCGACCCACGGGGTGACCGACTGCACGCCCGAGCGGTTCTTCCTGCGGTACGTCGACGAGGTGCGCGACCGGCAGCACCTGTTCGCCGAGCAGGGCGAACTCATGCCCGGGGTGCCCGAGGTGCTGTCCCGCCTCGGCGACGACCCGGGCGTGGTGCAGACGCTGGTCACCGGCAACGTGCCCGAGGTGGCGGCGGCCAAGGTCGCGGCGTTCGGGCTCAGCGACGCGTTCGACGCCGAGGTCGGCGGCTACGGCAGCGACGACAGCGTGCGCGCCACCCTGGTGCGGCGCAGCTTGGAGCGCGCCGAGGCCAAATACGGCGAACGGTTCGAACCCGTCGTCATCGGCGACACCGTGAACGACGTGGCAGCCGCGCTCGCGAACGGCGCTTTCGCCGTGGCGGTGGCGACCGGCCGGACCAGGATGGCCGACCTCGTGCTGGCCGGGGCCCACGCCGTGCTGCCCGACCTGTCCGACGTGGAGGCGGCAGTCCGCATCCTCACCACCGACGGCCTGACCGCCGACGAACTCACCTCCGGCTGA
- a CDS encoding ECF transporter S component — MFNRWRTIDIVIASIVAVTFGVIFWAWGLLYNGPADAIPLPGRALLYGVWLVPAVLGALIVRKPGAAFYTLSLAALVSVAIGTSWGWTIAVQGPLEALGAELVFAAFAYKVYRLPVALLAGAAAGLVAAVYDVFVWYPDTAWGSFRIPYVLIAAASALVIAGLGSVLLTRALAQTGVLDRFPAGRSRALV, encoded by the coding sequence ATGTTCAACCGCTGGCGGACGATCGACATCGTCATAGCCTCGATCGTCGCCGTGACCTTCGGCGTCATCTTCTGGGCCTGGGGCCTGCTCTACAACGGCCCGGCCGACGCCATCCCCCTGCCCGGCCGCGCCCTGCTCTACGGCGTCTGGCTGGTCCCGGCCGTGCTGGGCGCGCTGATCGTGCGCAAACCGGGCGCCGCCTTCTACACGTTGTCGCTGGCCGCCCTGGTCTCGGTGGCCATCGGCACGAGCTGGGGCTGGACCATCGCGGTGCAGGGCCCGCTCGAGGCCCTCGGCGCCGAGCTGGTCTTCGCGGCCTTCGCCTACAAGGTGTACCGTCTGCCGGTCGCGCTGCTGGCCGGGGCGGCCGCCGGTCTGGTGGCCGCGGTCTACGACGTCTTCGTCTGGTACCCCGACACGGCGTGGGGCTCCTTCCGTATCCCGTACGTCCTGATCGCCGCGGCGTCGGCTCTGGTGATCGCCGGGCTGGGCAGCGTGCTGCTCACCCGCGCTCTGGCTCAGACCGGCGTCCTGGACCGTTTCCCGGCGGGCCGCTCGCGCGCGCTTGTCTGA